A stretch of Myxococcus virescens DNA encodes these proteins:
- a CDS encoding 3-dehydroquinate synthase, translating into MSALPPGAYRPPSDRWGTFARLARNLPEGSVAVVDRTVAKLHPTLIPTLEARSPRAIIQLTGGESAKTFTALEKVLANGLALPRSGTLVAVGGGTIGDVSTVAAHVLKRGVRLVQVPTTLLAAVDSSVGGKGAVDMTVRGRVVKNPAGVFHYADEGWVCPEFFDTLSDAQRREGALEAWKMVVSLDAPRFRRYVRKPPALAKLVKDARALKERICAQDPYEHTGLRRVLNFGHTFGHVLESVSRFKLSHGDGVGLGMLLALDVGRHLGVTPEPVAAEVEAALANGPGVQGRERAAALLRRAPMKDVLALLTADKKAGAKGELRMVLLTAIGATEVRDVDEPGWRALWPAWTKGVRP; encoded by the coding sequence ATGAGTGCTCTTCCCCCCGGGGCCTACCGTCCGCCGTCCGACCGCTGGGGCACCTTCGCCCGCCTCGCCAGGAACCTGCCCGAGGGCAGCGTGGCGGTGGTGGACCGGACCGTCGCGAAGCTCCACCCCACCCTCATCCCCACCCTGGAGGCGCGCAGCCCCCGCGCCATCATCCAGCTCACCGGCGGCGAGAGCGCCAAGACGTTCACCGCGCTGGAGAAGGTCCTGGCCAACGGCCTGGCCCTTCCGCGCTCCGGCACGCTCGTGGCCGTGGGCGGCGGCACCATCGGTGACGTCTCCACCGTGGCCGCGCATGTCCTCAAGCGCGGCGTGCGCCTGGTGCAGGTCCCCACCACGCTGCTGGCGGCGGTAGACAGCAGCGTCGGCGGCAAGGGCGCTGTCGACATGACGGTGCGCGGGCGCGTGGTGAAGAACCCGGCCGGCGTCTTCCACTACGCGGACGAAGGCTGGGTGTGCCCCGAGTTCTTCGACACGCTCTCCGATGCGCAGCGCCGCGAGGGCGCGCTGGAGGCCTGGAAGATGGTGGTCAGCCTCGACGCGCCGCGCTTCCGCCGCTACGTGCGCAAGCCGCCCGCGCTCGCGAAGCTCGTGAAGGACGCCCGCGCCCTCAAGGAGCGCATCTGCGCGCAGGACCCGTACGAGCACACGGGGCTGCGCCGGGTGCTCAACTTCGGCCACACCTTCGGCCACGTGCTGGAGAGCGTGTCCCGCTTCAAGCTGTCCCACGGTGACGGCGTGGGTCTGGGCATGCTGCTGGCCCTGGACGTGGGCCGTCACCTGGGCGTGACCCCGGAGCCCGTGGCCGCCGAGGTCGAAGCCGCCCTGGCCAATGGCCCCGGCGTGCAGGGCCGCGAGCGCGCCGCCGCCCTGCTCCGCCGCGCGCCGATGAAGGACGTGCTGGCGCTGCTCACCGCCGACAAGAAGGCCGGCGCCAAGGGCGAGCTGCGCATGGTGCTGCTGACGGCCATTGGCGCCACCGAGGTACGCGACGTGGACGAACCCGGCTGGCGTGCCTTGTGGCCCGCGTGGACGAAGGGGGTGCGACCATGA
- a CDS encoding shikimate dehydrogenase, translating into MTPARRVVTLPPTLLGEDAVRFARDGQRRGADVLEIRTDLHAPDAISPEALAAVLPLLVSERGKPLPATWVAAAWRVDRDLMDASGQQASLAAPPGKLLASHHASRQLSTEEALQLWERELPADALVKHVEPMTDPAHLVTLLETQRRMVERFGATRVTVLGMGAVALPTRALLAQNNVLDYVAAGGAWVAAPGQRLLDDAVRALRGADRSTVAPPLRLGILGTSIVHSRSPRIHRQPFDRIDLPEDGPVEAVVDALLPHYGGFAVTSPFKLRLAKHTGSSLDAINTLVRRGGRWEAFNTDTFGARTVLERLGAREVFVLGDGGATSALRSVAAELSCDLRVLRRADIQAPLTGAGVWTWPDRVPAPDDLRFDGARVAVIAYGAPGRRIAAEIVRRGGTPVLLGAAWFIAQARRQRQLWESAT; encoded by the coding sequence GTGACGCCCGCCCGGCGCGTCGTCACCCTGCCCCCCACCCTGCTCGGCGAAGACGCTGTCCGCTTCGCGCGTGACGGCCAGCGCCGTGGGGCGGACGTCCTGGAAATCCGCACGGACCTGCACGCCCCTGACGCCATCTCGCCCGAGGCGCTGGCGGCGGTGCTGCCGCTGCTCGTCTCCGAGCGGGGCAAGCCGCTGCCCGCGACCTGGGTGGCCGCGGCCTGGCGCGTGGACAGGGATTTGATGGACGCGTCGGGGCAGCAGGCCTCGCTGGCGGCACCTCCGGGAAAGCTGCTCGCGTCGCACCACGCGAGCCGGCAGCTCTCCACGGAGGAGGCGCTCCAGTTGTGGGAGCGTGAGCTGCCCGCCGACGCCCTGGTGAAGCACGTGGAGCCGATGACGGACCCGGCCCACCTCGTCACACTGCTGGAGACGCAGCGGCGGATGGTGGAGCGCTTCGGTGCCACGCGTGTCACGGTGCTGGGCATGGGCGCGGTGGCGTTGCCCACGCGGGCGCTGCTCGCCCAGAACAACGTGTTGGACTACGTCGCGGCGGGAGGCGCCTGGGTCGCGGCGCCCGGCCAGCGGCTGCTGGACGACGCCGTGCGAGCGCTGCGCGGCGCGGACCGGTCCACGGTGGCGCCGCCGCTGCGGCTGGGAATCCTGGGGACGTCCATCGTCCACTCGCGCTCGCCCCGCATCCACCGTCAGCCCTTCGACCGCATCGACCTTCCGGAGGACGGGCCGGTGGAGGCCGTAGTGGACGCGCTCCTGCCTCACTACGGAGGCTTCGCCGTCACCAGCCCCTTCAAGCTGCGGCTGGCGAAGCACACGGGGTCCTCGCTGGACGCCATCAACACACTGGTCCGCCGGGGCGGCCGGTGGGAAGCCTTCAATACCGACACGTTCGGGGCCCGCACGGTGCTCGAGCGGCTCGGGGCTCGCGAAGTCTTCGTCCTGGGGGACGGTGGCGCCACCTCGGCGCTCCGGTCCGTGGCGGCGGAGCTGAGCTGCGACTTGCGCGTCTTGCGACGCGCCGACATCCAGGCGCCTCTCACAGGGGCGGGCGTCTGGACCTGGCCCGATAGGGTGCCCGCTCCTGACGACCTGCGCTTCGACGGGGCCCGTGTGGCGGTCATCGCCTACGGAGCCCCGGGTCGGCGCATCGCCGCGGAGATTGTCCGACGCGGCGGTACTCCGGTCCTGCTGGGTGCGGCGTGGTTCATCGCGCAAGCCCGGCGTCAGCGCCAACTCTGGGAGTCCGCGACATGA
- the ubiE gene encoding bifunctional demethylmenaquinone methyltransferase/2-methoxy-6-polyprenyl-1,4-benzoquinol methylase UbiE encodes MSTEVREMFSSIATKYDVTNEVLSFGIHRLWRRKAVRLSTAKEGDRVLDCASGTGDLALAFKRKVGVSGRVVGTDFCPEMLESAPAKAEKEGLQVDFQVADAMDLPFAADSFDVASISFGIRNVDDPVKCLKEMARVVRPGGHVVVLEFGQPTGAFGALFRFYSKTVMPTIGGLLTGNRAAYQYLPKTSAAFPAGDKFLELMDQSGAYAAKSAHALTFGTAYVYVGTVR; translated from the coding sequence ATGAGCACTGAAGTCCGTGAGATGTTCTCTTCCATCGCCACGAAGTACGACGTGACGAATGAGGTCCTCTCGTTCGGCATCCACCGGCTGTGGCGCCGGAAGGCCGTCCGGCTCAGCACCGCGAAGGAAGGAGACCGCGTCCTCGACTGCGCTTCGGGCACTGGCGATCTGGCCCTGGCCTTCAAGCGCAAGGTGGGCGTGTCCGGCCGTGTCGTGGGCACGGATTTCTGCCCGGAGATGCTGGAGAGTGCCCCCGCCAAGGCGGAGAAGGAGGGCCTCCAGGTGGACTTCCAGGTGGCCGACGCGATGGACCTGCCCTTCGCGGCCGACAGCTTCGACGTGGCCTCCATCTCGTTCGGCATCCGCAACGTGGATGACCCGGTGAAGTGCCTGAAGGAGATGGCTCGGGTGGTCCGGCCCGGTGGCCACGTCGTGGTGCTGGAGTTCGGCCAGCCCACGGGTGCCTTCGGGGCCTTGTTCCGCTTCTACAGCAAGACGGTGATGCCCACGATTGGAGGGCTGCTGACGGGCAACCGCGCCGCGTACCAGTACCTGCCCAAGACGTCCGCCGCCTTCCCAGCCGGTGACAAGTTCCTGGAGTTGATGGACCAGTCCGGGGCCTACGCGGCAAAGTCCGCGCATGCGCTCACGTTCGGCACCGCCTACGTCTATGTCGGCACCGTCCGCTGA
- the aroC gene encoding chorismate synthase — protein sequence MNTFGELFRLTTFGESHGPALGAILDGCPAGVPLTREQIQVALDRRRPGQSTITTARSEPDQVEILSGVFEDKTLGTPIAAIVRNTNQRSVDYEKLKAEDRPGHADAVWRERFKHRDHRGGGRTSGRETLCRVIGGAIAEAYLARDVPSIRTVAYVSQVGNLVAAVPAPGLTRAQVDAHATRCPDAAIRDEMSQRILTAKEAGDSLGGAIDVRVEGLPVGLGEPIFGKLKARIAQALGSIGAVTGVVWGPPDLLERIGQPGIQFHAVKDAYGGIQGGLANGEPMQIRTFFKPPATLQEHAKGGRHDPCIMPRAVPVLEAMVSLVIADLVLHLNARPHAP from the coding sequence ATGAATACCTTCGGCGAACTGTTTCGCCTGACGACGTTTGGAGAGAGCCACGGGCCCGCGCTCGGCGCCATCCTGGATGGCTGCCCCGCCGGCGTGCCCCTGACGCGCGAGCAGATTCAAGTCGCGCTGGACCGTCGGCGTCCCGGCCAGTCCACCATCACCACCGCGCGCAGCGAACCGGACCAGGTGGAAATCCTGTCCGGCGTCTTCGAGGACAAGACGCTGGGGACGCCCATCGCCGCCATCGTGCGCAACACCAACCAGCGCTCGGTGGACTACGAGAAGCTGAAGGCCGAGGACCGGCCCGGCCACGCGGACGCAGTGTGGCGCGAGCGCTTCAAGCACCGTGACCACCGCGGAGGCGGGCGCACCAGCGGGCGCGAGACGCTCTGCCGCGTCATCGGCGGCGCCATCGCCGAGGCGTACCTCGCCCGGGACGTGCCTTCCATCCGCACCGTCGCCTACGTGTCCCAGGTGGGCAATCTGGTGGCCGCGGTGCCCGCGCCGGGACTCACCCGCGCGCAGGTGGACGCCCACGCCACGCGCTGCCCGGACGCCGCCATCCGCGACGAGATGTCCCAGCGCATCCTCACCGCGAAGGAGGCGGGCGACAGCCTGGGCGGCGCCATTGACGTACGCGTGGAGGGCCTGCCCGTGGGTCTGGGCGAGCCCATCTTCGGCAAGCTCAAGGCGCGCATCGCGCAGGCCCTGGGCAGCATCGGCGCCGTCACGGGCGTCGTCTGGGGTCCGCCGGACCTGCTCGAGCGCATTGGCCAGCCCGGCATCCAGTTCCACGCCGTGAAGGACGCGTACGGCGGCATCCAGGGCGGGCTCGCCAACGGTGAGCCGATGCAGATCCGCACCTTCTTCAAGCCGCCCGCGACACTGCAGGAGCACGCGAAGGGTGGCCGTCACGACCCGTGCATCATGCCCCGGGCCGTCCCGGTGCTGGAGGCCATGGTGTCGCTCGTCATCGCCGACCTCGTCCTCCACCTCAACGCGAGGCCCCACGCGCCATGA
- a CDS encoding AMP-dependent synthetase/ligase, producing MDLPKSVVHALHDRAAQQEQRPALWTRRGGAYAPTSWFEYAQRVRRFALGLHALGVGAGQPVGILSFNREEWHVADLAAIAMGGVPVGLYTTSAPEQLEYILGHCEATLLVVENEKHLRTALALRERLPKLRHVVVIEAPTVLPEGVLRYADVMALGTGADEKPYWDSIHALKPEAMGTLIYTSGTTGHPKGVMLSHHNLVWTANQLTDSVTFGQPAASSLVSYLPLSHIAEQIISLYSPLLNGVQVYFAASVDTMPQSLREVRPSFFFGVPRVWEKFKAKAEEGLASQPPSKRRVVAWARRVASERHERVMRHQSVPMALEAQYQLARRLVFAPLKERIGMERVSFFATAAAPVGREVLDFFASIDMVIHEVWGMTEVTGPGTVNTESHTRLGSVGRAMMGVELRIADDGELLVRGGNVCMGYYKNPEATAELLADGWLHSGDVGQLDADGYVQITGRKKDIIVTSGGKKTSPSNIEELLKALPGVGHAVVLGDRRNFLVALLTLDAEKARALARTQGWPEDAARLAEDARLRQLLQERVERDVNPKLSRFETIKRFVVLPKDFSVEGGELTPKLSVRRNVVAEKYASLVESLYDESPHGGSQTG from the coding sequence ATGGACCTTCCCAAGTCGGTGGTGCATGCGCTCCATGACCGGGCCGCACAGCAGGAGCAGCGCCCAGCCCTGTGGACGCGCCGTGGGGGCGCCTATGCGCCCACCTCGTGGTTTGAATATGCGCAACGGGTGCGGCGCTTCGCCCTGGGGTTGCACGCGCTGGGGGTGGGTGCGGGCCAGCCGGTGGGCATCCTGAGCTTCAACCGCGAGGAGTGGCACGTCGCCGATCTGGCGGCCATCGCCATGGGGGGCGTCCCTGTCGGTCTCTACACCACCAGCGCCCCGGAGCAGCTGGAGTACATCCTGGGGCACTGCGAGGCCACGCTCCTGGTCGTGGAGAACGAGAAGCACCTGCGTACCGCCCTGGCCCTGCGCGAGCGGCTGCCCAAGCTGCGCCACGTGGTCGTCATCGAGGCGCCCACGGTGCTCCCGGAGGGCGTGCTGCGCTACGCGGACGTCATGGCCCTGGGCACCGGCGCGGACGAGAAGCCCTACTGGGACAGCATCCACGCCTTGAAACCGGAGGCCATGGGCACGCTCATCTACACCTCCGGCACCACCGGACACCCCAAGGGGGTGATGCTCAGCCACCACAACCTGGTGTGGACGGCGAATCAGCTCACGGACTCGGTGACGTTCGGCCAGCCCGCCGCGTCCTCGCTCGTGTCGTATCTGCCGCTGTCGCACATCGCCGAGCAGATCATCTCCCTCTACAGCCCCTTGCTGAACGGGGTGCAGGTGTACTTCGCGGCATCGGTGGACACGATGCCGCAGAGCCTGCGGGAGGTGCGTCCCTCGTTCTTCTTCGGCGTGCCGCGCGTGTGGGAGAAGTTCAAGGCGAAGGCGGAGGAAGGGCTGGCCTCGCAGCCGCCCTCGAAGCGCCGGGTGGTGGCCTGGGCGCGCCGGGTGGCCTCGGAGCGGCATGAGCGGGTGATGCGCCACCAGAGCGTCCCGATGGCGCTGGAGGCCCAGTATCAGCTCGCCAGGCGGCTCGTGTTCGCCCCGCTGAAGGAGCGCATCGGCATGGAGCGGGTGTCCTTCTTCGCCACGGCGGCGGCGCCCGTCGGCCGGGAGGTGCTGGACTTCTTCGCCTCCATCGACATGGTCATCCACGAGGTGTGGGGCATGACGGAGGTGACGGGCCCTGGCACGGTGAACACCGAGTCCCACACGCGGCTGGGCTCGGTGGGCCGGGCGATGATGGGGGTGGAGCTGCGCATCGCGGACGACGGCGAGCTGCTGGTGCGCGGCGGCAACGTCTGCATGGGGTACTACAAGAACCCGGAGGCCACCGCCGAGCTGCTGGCGGACGGGTGGCTGCACTCCGGTGACGTGGGCCAGCTGGACGCGGACGGCTACGTCCAGATCACCGGCCGCAAGAAGGACATCATCGTCACCTCGGGCGGGAAGAAGACGTCTCCCTCCAACATCGAGGAGCTGCTGAAGGCCCTGCCCGGTGTGGGGCATGCGGTGGTGCTGGGCGATCGCCGCAACTTCCTGGTGGCCTTGCTGACGTTGGACGCGGAGAAGGCGCGGGCCCTGGCCAGGACTCAGGGGTGGCCGGAGGACGCGGCTCGGCTCGCGGAGGATGCCCGCCTGCGCCAGCTCCTCCAGGAGCGCGTGGAGCGCGATGTGAACCCGAAGCTGTCCCGCTTCGAGACCATCAAGCGCTTCGTGGTGCTGCCGAAGGACTTCTCCGTGGAGGGCGGTGAGCTGACGCCGAAGCTGAGCGTGCGCCGCAACGTGGTGGCGGAGAAGTACGCCAGCCTCGTGGAGTCGCTCTACGACGAGTCCCCGCACGGCGGTTCCCAGACGGGCTGA
- a CDS encoding shikimate kinase, translating to MDPRLAPGLREAVARPGPSPLPGSGQTVVLAGHRSAGKSRLLPIVARMLARPGLDLDAHLERLHGRPLRRWVAEAPQEFRAAERRALQELPAGGLVAVGGGFLSHHPDALTGHFTLVVPICFDTYRARLLTDRTRPRLRADVSLEEELSAVFHEREVLHARVPTVALEDFLRGCLAPEVPL from the coding sequence GTGGATCCCCGGCTCGCGCCGGGCCTGAGGGAGGCGGTAGCCCGCCCGGGCCCCTCCCCGCTCCCCGGCTCCGGACAGACGGTGGTGCTCGCCGGCCACCGGAGCGCGGGCAAGTCGCGCCTCTTGCCCATCGTGGCCCGCATGCTCGCGCGCCCCGGTCTGGACCTGGACGCGCACCTGGAACGCCTGCACGGGCGCCCGCTGCGCAGATGGGTGGCGGAAGCGCCGCAGGAGTTCCGGGCCGCTGAACGCCGCGCCCTGCAAGAACTGCCGGCCGGAGGGCTGGTGGCCGTGGGAGGCGGTTTCCTGTCGCACCACCCCGACGCGCTGACCGGGCACTTCACCCTGGTCGTCCCCATCTGTTTCGACACCTACCGTGCACGGCTGCTCACGGACCGGACGCGCCCGCGGCTGCGCGCCGACGTGTCGCTCGAAGAAGAATTGTCCGCGGTGTTCCATGAGCGCGAGGTGCTGCACGCCCGCGTCCCCACCGTGGCCCTGGAGGACTTCCTCCGCGGCTGCCTTGCCCCCGAGGTGCCCCTGTGA
- a CDS encoding 3-phosphoshikimate 1-carboxyvinyltransferase: MSTAKASRIVVDPSALHAAPLTPPVSKSDAQRTLVLGHLTGSWPLPSVQAEADEDLPADVRVLRQGVEALRLPPDAVRDIDCADGGAPFRILATQAAVTPGAQARFTGTPRLGERPHGPLFTSLREALGPAGLTLTEGTPWPVELRAPRDTSNVSPVFRVPGAQSSQYASSLLLGCAALYLRERRPWRVEIDGPLTSAGYLELTLTWLSRFGFDVQRSPSSYTVAGYAAPPAVPTLPGDWSSLGYLLLVAWKTGGTVVRADTGSAHPDDAIVRLIEQVGLRAVPADAPFTLKVEGQLSGGLRASGEECPDLLPTLAALACVLPAPSTLTEVGILRVKESDRLEGIRTLVKAFGGNTELQGERLLIQPPRTPPSGFEMSSEGDHRLAMTAATLCVLSGTPLTLTGPECVEKSFPGFWRQLSRVGVRITDAG; this comes from the coding sequence ATGAGCACGGCGAAGGCTTCCCGTATCGTGGTGGACCCCTCCGCGCTGCACGCCGCGCCCCTCACCCCGCCGGTGTCCAAGTCGGACGCGCAGCGGACGCTGGTGCTAGGGCACCTCACGGGCTCGTGGCCGCTGCCCTCGGTGCAGGCCGAGGCGGACGAGGACCTCCCCGCCGACGTGCGCGTGCTGCGCCAGGGCGTCGAGGCCCTGCGTCTGCCTCCGGATGCCGTGCGCGACATCGACTGCGCGGACGGCGGCGCGCCCTTCCGCATCCTGGCCACCCAGGCGGCGGTGACGCCCGGCGCACAGGCGCGTTTCACTGGCACGCCCCGCCTGGGCGAGCGGCCCCACGGCCCGCTCTTCACGTCCCTGCGCGAGGCCCTGGGTCCCGCGGGCCTCACGCTCACTGAGGGCACGCCCTGGCCGGTGGAGCTGCGCGCGCCCCGTGACACGTCGAACGTCTCTCCCGTGTTCCGCGTGCCGGGCGCCCAGAGCAGCCAGTACGCCTCCAGCCTGCTGCTGGGCTGCGCGGCGCTGTACCTGCGCGAGCGCCGCCCCTGGCGCGTGGAGATTGACGGGCCCCTCACCAGTGCGGGCTACCTGGAGCTGACCCTCACGTGGCTGAGCCGCTTCGGCTTCGACGTCCAGCGCTCCCCGTCGAGCTACACGGTGGCCGGGTATGCGGCGCCCCCGGCCGTCCCCACGCTCCCGGGGGATTGGTCGTCCCTGGGCTACCTGCTGCTGGTGGCGTGGAAGACGGGCGGCACCGTGGTGCGCGCGGACACGGGCAGTGCCCACCCGGACGACGCCATTGTCCGGTTGATTGAGCAGGTGGGCCTGCGCGCGGTGCCCGCGGACGCTCCCTTCACGCTCAAGGTGGAAGGCCAGCTTTCAGGGGGCCTTCGCGCCTCCGGCGAGGAATGTCCGGACCTGCTCCCCACGCTGGCCGCGCTCGCCTGCGTGCTTCCGGCGCCCTCCACGCTCACGGAGGTGGGCATCCTCCGCGTCAAGGAGAGCGACCGTCTCGAAGGCATCCGGACGCTCGTGAAGGCGTTCGGCGGAAACACGGAGCTCCAAGGAGAAAGGCTGCTGATCCAGCCACCCCGCACGCCACCTTCGGGCTTCGAGATGAGCAGCGAGGGAGACCATCGTCTCGCGATGACCGCTGCGACACTGTGTGTCCTGTCCGGCACGCCGCTGACACTCACCGGTCCAGAGTGCGTGGAAAAGAGCTTTCCTGGGTTCTGGCGCCAGTTGTCCAGGGTGGGTGTTCGGATAACTGATGCAGGATGA
- a CDS encoding citrate synthase: MAKDTLTITDNRTGKTYEVPIENGCIRTNALRQIKTGDDDFGLMGYDPAFLNTANCKSAITFIDGDKGILEYRGYPIEQLAEKSSFLEVAYLLLNGELPSEKELQQFNHLVTHHTYVHENVKSFMDGFRYDAHPMSMVSSTVAALSSFYPDAKNIKDPLSRRIQITRLIAKMPTIAAFSYRHTMGLPYIYPDNDLSYVANFLAMIKRIGTSTYKVHPVLERALDILFILHADHEQNCSTTSVRTVGSSEVDPYSAVSAGIGALYGPLHGGANEAVLRMLRDIGHVSKIPEFIKSVKSGEGEKKLMGFGHRVYKSYDPRAKVIKRVADEVFEVTGKNPLLEIAVELERIALEDEYFVKRKLYPNVDFYSGLIYEAMGFQVEMFPVLFAIPRTVGWCAQWEEMVTDNEQKIARPRQVFTGAPRRDYVPMNKRAAK, translated from the coding sequence ATGGCCAAGGACACGCTGACGATCACCGACAATCGGACCGGGAAGACCTACGAGGTCCCGATCGAGAACGGCTGTATTCGCACCAATGCTCTCCGCCAGATCAAAACGGGCGACGATGACTTTGGGTTGATGGGCTACGATCCGGCGTTCCTCAATACCGCCAACTGCAAGAGCGCCATCACCTTCATCGACGGCGACAAGGGCATCCTCGAGTACCGGGGCTACCCCATCGAGCAGCTCGCGGAGAAGTCGAGCTTCCTCGAGGTCGCCTACCTCCTGCTGAACGGTGAGCTGCCCTCGGAGAAGGAGCTGCAGCAGTTCAACCACCTCGTCACGCACCACACCTACGTGCACGAGAACGTGAAGAGCTTCATGGACGGGTTCCGCTACGACGCGCACCCCATGTCCATGGTGAGCTCCACGGTGGCGGCGCTGTCCAGCTTCTACCCCGACGCGAAGAACATCAAGGACCCGCTGAGCCGCCGCATCCAGATCACGCGGCTCATCGCGAAGATGCCCACCATCGCCGCGTTCTCCTACCGGCACACGATGGGCCTGCCGTACATCTACCCGGACAACGACCTGTCCTACGTCGCCAACTTCCTGGCGATGATCAAGCGCATCGGCACGTCGACCTACAAGGTCCACCCGGTGCTCGAGCGCGCGCTCGACATCCTCTTCATCCTGCACGCGGACCACGAGCAGAACTGCTCCACCACGTCCGTGCGCACGGTGGGCTCGTCCGAGGTGGATCCGTACTCGGCGGTCAGCGCGGGCATCGGCGCCCTCTACGGCCCGCTGCACGGCGGCGCCAACGAGGCGGTGCTCCGCATGCTCCGCGACATCGGCCACGTCTCCAAGATCCCGGAGTTCATCAAGTCGGTGAAGAGCGGCGAGGGTGAGAAGAAGCTGATGGGCTTCGGTCACCGCGTCTACAAGTCCTACGATCCGCGCGCCAAGGTCATCAAGCGCGTGGCCGACGAGGTCTTCGAGGTGACGGGCAAGAACCCGCTGCTGGAGATCGCCGTCGAGCTGGAGCGCATCGCGCTCGAGGACGAGTACTTCGTGAAGCGGAAGCTGTACCCGAACGTCGACTTCTACTCGGGCCTCATCTACGAGGCGATGGGCTTCCAGGTCGAGATGTTCCCGGTGCTCTTCGCCATCCCCCGCACGGTGGGCTGGTGCGCGCAGTGGGAGGAGATGGTGACGGACAACGAGCAGAAGATCGCCCGTCCGCGCCAGGTGTTCACGGGCGCCCCGCGCCGCGACTACGTCCCCATGAACAAGCGCGCCGCCAAGTAG